The Paenibacillus beijingensis nucleotide sequence ACTGGGAGACGTAGTTGGTGCAGTTCACCTCGAACGGTTCGTAGGACGGATTGGGCAGCTTCCACCATTGATCCGCGTAGGCGGCGACCAGATCGCGGCGGTAGGTGACGGCCCTCTCCCGTTCGTTCAGGCGCGGCAGCAGCGCATGGTTCAAAAAGGGAAGCGGCCGGCTCTCCGATCTTGCCGCTTCACGCCCCCCGCCGAAGGAGCGATGCTCCGCCAACGCTCCCGACGCCGCCTCCGTGCCGTATTTCGGCCGGCGTTCCCCGACGGTCGGCTCCACCCGCACGATCCGCCACCGTTCGTTCTCCTTCACGAGCCACAGCCGCTCCTGTTCCAGACGCTCCTCGGTGTATATCCGTCCGCGGTGCTCCACCGTCCTTTTAATATGAAGGGCAATGAGCACCGACACCTCGCTTGACGATTCATGAACGCGGACAAGCGACGCCTTAATTTCGCTTTGCGGTGCGAGTATGCCGCGCGCAAGCTCCCGGCTGTGCAGCCGCTTCAGCCTCTCTTCCATACGCCACCGGTGGTCGTCGTCGGCCAGCAGCCCGTCGAATACCGTAAGGCGGCGGTCGATTTCGGCCTGATTGAAGCAGTTCACATAGCTGTGTACAGCCGCCTTCCACCCTTCCGGCTCCGGGGCCGCTCTTCGCTCCGAGCTCTGCGGCTGGCTCCGCTTGACTTTACGCTTTACCCCCCGGTTGACTGTGCGCGGCATAGGCACCCTCCTTAAATTTTTGCGAAGCAAAAATCACTTCGAAAGCATAGGCTTCGTTTTTGCGAAGCAAAAGCATTTCGTGAGATCAAGCTTACCTTTTTGTACTCAAATCGCTTTCCAGTATATGAGCCGCAAATGGAATTCATGCCCGTCATCCGTCGCTGCCGCCCCCGTCTGCCGTATGGCGGGGACAAAAAAAGGGAAACGTTAACAATGTCGCCGAAAGTCGGCAATATTTCTCTCTCCCTAGTCCACTTCGGATTTGGAGCACAAATTGCGGCGCCGGCCGCCCAATTGAAAGAAATGGTGACGAATCGCTCTTTACGCCGACCCCGAAATGGCGATATACTATAGAAAATAGCGATTTTGAAATCATGTTTCATACAATGAAACAAAGAGGTATTAATCGCACCCTACTTCATCCACGCGACAAGGAGGCGTTATTTTTCATGTCCAAGCAAAACCATTTCTCCGTCCGCTCGTCGCTTGAGTCCGGCGGTAAAACGTACGCCTATTACCGGCTGCAAGGGCTTGAGGAACAAGGACTGGGACCCGTATCGAAGCTTCCGTTTTCCATTAAAGTGCTGCTGGAGGCCGCTGTCCGCCAATTCGACGGCCGCGCCATTACGCCCGAGCATGTGAAGCAGCTTGCCACCTGGTCGGAAGGCCGCGAAGACAAGGAAATCCCGTTCATTCCGGCACGGATCGTGCTGCAGGACTTCACCGGCGTACCGGTCGTCGTCGATCTGGCAGCGATGCGCGATACCGTGAAAAAAGCGGGCGGGGATCCGAAGCAGATCAATCCGCTCGTACCGGTCGACCTCGTTATCGACCACTCCGTCATGGTCGACGCGTTCGGAACGCCGGATGCGCTCGCCACGAACATGGATCTCGAATTCGAACGCAACGGAGAGCGCTACCGCTTCCTGCGCTGGGCGCAAACGGCGTTTGACAACTTCCGCGCAGTGCCGCCGGCAACGGGTATCGTTCACCAGGTCAACCTGGAATATTTGGCATCGGTAGCGGCAACGAAAACGGTTGACGGCGAGACGGTTGTTTACCCGGATTCGCTCGTCGGCACCGACTCCCACACGACGATGATCAACGGTCTCGGCGTTGTCGGCTGGGGCGTCGGCGGCATCGAGGCGGAAGCCGGCATGCTCGGCCAGCCGCTCTACTTCGTCATGCCGGAAGTTATCGGCTTCAAGCTGACCGGACAGCTGGCCGAAGGCGCGACCGCAACCGACCTGGCGCTGACAGTGACGCAAATTCTCCGTAAAAAAGGCGTTGTCGGCAAGTTCGTCGAGTTCTTCGGTCCGGGCCTCTCCAACATCAGCCTGGAAGACCGCGCGACGGTTGCCAACATGGCTCCGGAATACGGCGCCACGATCGGCTTCTTCCCGGTCGACGGCGAAACGATCCGCTTCCTGCGCGCCACCGGCCGAACTGAGGAGCAAATCGCGCTCGTGGAGTCCTATTACAAAGAGCAGGGCATGTTCCGTACGGACGAAACGCCGGACCCGGTATTTACCGATCTGGTCGAGCTCGATCTCTCCACCATCGTGCCGTCCCTCGCCGGTCCTAAGCGTCCGCAGGACCGCGTTGAGCTGACGAACATGAAGGAAGAGTTCAACAGCATTATCCGCACCCCGATCGAAAAAGGCGGCTACGGCCTCTCCGACGAGAAGATCGGTCAAGTCGTGGACATTCAGCATAAAAACGGCAAAACGAGCCAAATGGGCACCGGCGCCGTCGTCATCGCCGCGATTACGAGCTGCACGAACACGTCCAACCCGAGCGTTATGCTGGGCGCGGGCCTCGTCGCCAAGAAAGCGGTCGAGCGCGGACTTGTGAAGCCCGAATATGTGAAAAGCTCGCTGACGCCGGGTTCCCTCGTCGTTACCGAATATTTGAAAAAAGCGGATCTGCTTGCGCCGCTCGAGAAGCTCGGCTTCTACGTCGCCGGCTACGGCTGCGCAACGTGCATCGGCAACTCCGGTCCGCTGCCGGACGAAGTGAGCCAGGCGATCGCCGACAACGATATGACCGTTGCCGCCGTTCTGTCCGGCAACCGGAACTTCGAAGGCCGCGTCCATGCGCAGGTGAAAGCGAACTACCTCGCTTCCCCGCCGCTTGTCGTCGCTTACGCGCTGGCGGGCACGGTCAACATCGATCTGGCCAGCGATCCGATCGGCTACGATCCGCAGGGCGCGCCGGTCTACCTGAAGGACATCTGGCCGACTTCCCAGGAAATCCGCGATGCGGTCGGCACCGCCGTCAGCCCGGAAATGTTCCGTGAGAAGTACGCCAACGTGTTCACCCAGAACGAGCAGTGGAACGAGATTCCGGTGCCGCAGGGCGAGCTGTACGAGTGGGATGAGAAATCGACCTACATCGCTAACCCGCCGTTCTTTGAAAACCTCGGCTCCGAAGTCGGCGATATCACCGACATTAAAGCGGCCAACGTGCTTGCCCTGCTCGGCGATTCCGTCACGACGGACCATATCTCGCCGGCAGGCAACATTAAAGCCGACAGCCCGGCCGGCAAATTCCTGATCGAGCACGGCGTCGACAAGAAGGACTTCAACTCTTACGGTTCCCGCCGCGGCCACCACGAAGTGATGATGCGCGGAACGTTCGCGAACATCCGGATCCGCAACCAGGTTGCGCCGGGCACCGAGGGCGGCGTCACGACGTACCTGCCGACCGATGAAGTGATGTCCATCTACGACGCTTCGATGAAATATCAGGACAAAGACAACAACCTCGTCGTCATCGCCGGCAAAGAGTACGGTACCGGCAGCTCCCGCGACTGGGCGGCCAAAGGCACCTTCCTGCTCGGCGTCAAAGCGGTCATCGCCGAGAGCTTCGAGCGGATTCACCGCTCCAACCTGGTCGGCATGGGCGTGCTGCCGCTGCAGTTCCAGCAAGGTCAAGGCTGGAGCACGCTCGGCATCAACGGCCGCGAGAAATTCGACATCGTCGGACTTTCCAATGACGTGACGCCGGGCCAAACGGTGCACGTTACCGCAACCCGCGAAGACGGCTCGTCGTTCGAATTCCCGGTTGTCGTCCGCCTCGATTCGATGGTCGACGTCGACTACTACCGCAACGGCGGCATCCTGCAAACGGTGCTGCGCCAAATGATCGCCGGCGGGAAATAAGCTTCCCCGCCTGCAAAGAAGGACTGCGTCCCCGGCATTATCGCCGGGGCGCAGTCCTTTTTATTTTTGTACAACGGGATGACGGAGGACTTACAAAAATGCGGCAACAAGCTTGTTGACCGCCCGCTCCGAATCGACTTCAAGGCAAACCTGCACATCGCGGCCGATCGAAGGATGGGTTCTTTGGTCGGTCACGACCATCCCCGCCGTAAAGCGCCCTTCGCACTCAATGTCAGCTTTTAGGGTCTGCATCTTTACCAGACTTGGATCAACCGCAACTAACAGTGCCAAAGGGTCGTGAAGCGGACAGGCTCCGATAAAATCGTTCACTTGGGTGTAATAATTGAAATAATAGCTTAACGCCGTCTGCAGATACGCAATTAATTCCCGCTTGTCCGGGCCGGCATTGCGGGCCAGCAGTTCAAGATGGCGGGCGGTCAGCCTTGTTTTCATCGTGACGTCCAGCCCTACGATTGTCAAAGGCAAATCGGATTTCAATACCCGTGCCGCCGCTTCCGGATCACCGTGGAAGTTTGCTTCGCAAACCGGGGTGACATTGCCTGGAGCAGCCACGGTCCCCCCCATCATGACAACTTTTTTGATTTTCGTGCCGATCGACGGGTCTTTCTCAAGCGCCAGCGCCAAATTGGTCAGTCTGCCAAGCGTAACGAGAGTGATCTCCCCCGGCTGCTCGTTCGCTTTTCGGACGATAAAATCCGCTGCGGATTGTTGAAGCGGCTGCTGGCTGGAAGCCGGAAGCTCCGCATTTCCAATCCCGTTGTTCCCATGAACATGTACGACCGGTCCCGACCACCTTCGCTGAAGCGGCCCGGCCGCACCGGGTGCAACGGGGATGTCATAATCCGGATTGGCAAGCTTAATGAGCCGGAGGGTATTGTCGGTTGCCTGCCCCACATCCGTATTACCGAATCCGGTACAAATTCCCTCCACGCGAATATTTAGTGCATTCAGCGCATACAAAATAGCCACTGAATCGTCAATCCCGGTATCGACGTCTAGCAAAATAGGATTCATCTTCTGCATATTGTTTTTCCTCCATTATCGGTAGTGCAGTTGAATTGGTGATACGGTGTATGAACGGTTTTTTTGCTCATTTTAGACGGCGGCGGCTTTACGTCTGCGTGTACTGGCTTTGCGCACGGCATAAACCGAAAGTACCGCAACCGTCACGATATAAGGGATCATTGCGATCAGTTGGCTCGGCACTTTATTATCGGGGGTTGTTTCCACCGTATTTACAAGTGTCTGGGCCAGTGCAAACAAAAGGGAGCCAAAAAGAATGCCGACCGGATTTTTATTGCCGAAAATGACAACCGCTAGCGCCAGAAAACCGGTACCCGCCGTCATCTCTCTGACAAACATACTGGTCATCCCCGTGGACAAATAAGCGCCGGCCAGTCCCGAGAACACTCCTCCCCATATTAGAGCCGAATATTGAATCCGCTGAACGTCAATGCCAAGGGAACGTGCCGCGGAAGGCTCTTCTCCGACAGCCCGGAGATGAAAGCCGTAAGGCGTATGGTTCAGCAAAACATAACAAAACAGAACAGCGAGAAACGATAGCCAAACCATTACATTATGTCCACTGAGCAGCTGGCCGAGCACCGGGATGTCTTCAATGAACGGAATGACGACATTGGGGATGCGGACCGGATCGGCAGGCATATACTGGCCGTGGGAATGATATAAAATGCTCATCAGCAGGACGGTGGCCGCACCTCCAAAAATATTAACGGCAAACCCGGCCACGATGACGTCCACTTTCATTTGAAGGGTAAAAAATGCCATCAAAAGGCTGACCAAAACAGAAGCAAGCATACCCGCCAGCACCCCTGCCACCCAGCTACCTGAAGCCGAACCGACGGAGATGGATGTAAAAGCGGAAACGAGCATCAAGCCTTCAATGCCAATATTGATCACTCCCCCCCTGTCGGTCAGAAGACCGCCGAGAGCGCCCAGCAGAATAGGGGGCAGCAGCCGCAAAAGAACCGCAAAAAAACTTAAATTGACGATTTGTTCCCAGATACTATGAAGCAACTTCGGCTCCTCCTTTACGCACCGCTTTTCTGCTGTTCAAATAGGCGAATAGAGCTTGAGAGGATACGAAGAGAACGAGCAGCGACTGAATGATAACGGCCAGATCGCGAGGCACATCGCTGCCCGCCTGCATGTTCTGCCCTCCTACCGTCAAATAAGCGTAGAAGAAAGCCGACACGAGTATGCCGATCGGATGATTGCGCGCCAGCAGGGAAATGATAATGCCGTCAAATCCGAGACCGGTGGAAAAATGATCATTTAACGCCCCCTGCTGGCCGATGACCTCCATCGCCCCCCCCAGTCCGGCAAGCGCGCCGCTGATGACCATACTGAGAACAATGGCTTTCCGAATATGGATGCCGCCGTATTCCGCAAACAGCGGATTTTTGCCGACAAGGCGCAGTTCATATCCCGTCCTTGTTTTGAACAGCAGGATGTAGACGACTGCGGCTGCCGCGAGCGCGAAGACGAAGCTGTACAGGGTCGGAAATCCTTGCACAATCTGATGCAGCCGGGCGCTGTCCTGCACGTACGGAGTCCTGGCAAAGCCGCCGCTGTTAGCATCCTTTATGACGTTGTTCAACAAATAGGAGACAAAGAAGATCCCGATATAATTGAACATTAAGGTGGATACAATCTCATCGGCTTTAAACCGCGCTTTGAGTATGCCCGGCAGGAAAGCGAACAGGCCGCCGCCGAGTATCGCGCAAACGAGTACAAGCGGAATGTGCATCCAAGCGGACAACCCTTTCATATAAACGGCGGCAACCGCTCCGGTCAGCGCCCCGATATAAAGCTGCCCCTCCGCGCCCATGCTGAAAACGCCGCTTTGAAAAACGACCGCGATTGCCAGACCGGTAAAGACGAGCGGAACCATCCGGTTCAGAATCGAACCGAAGTTAAACGCGTTGGTCAACGGTTCGACAAAAAAGGCGTTCATCGCAGCCAACGGCTCGCTGCTTACGCAGAAAATAACAATAATTCCGATGACGAGCGATGCAGCGACAGCTCCCGCCAACCCGAAAAGATCTAGAAATACAGCTTTTCTTGGTCTCATGTCGCTACCGCCTTTCGCTCATCCTTCTTTACCCCAAGCATGTAATAACCGATTTCTTCCTCTGTCAAATCGTCCGTATTGTTCAGCAAGGCTGTTAGTTCCCCGTTATACAGCACCCCGATCCGGTCGCTCAAGCTCATAATTTCCGTTAATTCCGCAGACACAAGAAGAACAGCCGCCCCTTCATCGCGGGCCCGGACAATCTCTTTGTGGATGAATTCAATTGAGCCGATGTCGACTCCCCGGGTCGGCTGAGCCGCAATGAGCAGCTTAGGTTTTTTATGCAGTTCCCGGGCAACGACGATTTTTTGTATATTGCCCCCTGATAACGAGCCCGCTGGCGTATCTTCGCTTTCCGTGCGGATATCGAACCGTTCAATCAGCTCTCTGGCATGTCTGCGGATTTGGCGTTCATTCAGAAACCATATCCGCCCGAAAGCTTTTTCCCGGTACTGGTCGAGAATCAGATTTTCCTTCACAGAAGCGGTCAGGCAGGCTCCTCTCGTCTGCCGGTCTTCGGGAATATGTCCAATGCCCATTGCGCGGATGGCCCGAATAGATTCGCCGGCGAGCGGTTTGTCCTGAAACAGGATTGACCCGCGGTAGCCTTTCCCGAAGCCGGTAATCGCCTCGATCAACTCCGTCTGACCGTTGCCCTCCACACCGGCGATACCTAAAATTTCACCCGATTTGACTTCAAGCGATACGTTCCTTAGCACAGGCTGCCCGGAATAGGAATCCTCGTCGCTCAAGCCGTTTATTCGAAGTACCGTCTCTTTCGCACGGGCCGGCGTTTTCTGTACCCTCAGCAAAACCTCCCGGCCAACCATAAGCCGGGAAATTTCCTCTTTATTCGTTTTGGCGGTGTTCAAGGTTGTAACCGTTTGACCGGCCCTCAGGACCGTAATCCGGTCCGATATGGACATGACTTCATTCAGCTTGTGCGTGATGAAAATGATCGTATAACCAGTATCCACAAGCTTTCGCAGCGAATGGAAAAGCTCGTCTGTTTCCTGGGGCGTCAGCACCGCCGTCGGCTCGTCCAGAATGATGAGCCGCGCCCCCCTGTACAATACCTTCAGAATTTCAACACGCTGCTTTAATCCAACCGAAAGCCTGGCGACCGTGGCACTCGAATCGACTTTCAACCCATATTCCCGGATCAGCCTATCGGTTTCCAAGAGTGCGGCTTTATGGTCGGAAAGAGCGCCTTTGCGCGGTTCGGAGCCGAGTACGATATTTTGTGCGACGGTGAAGGATGGAACCAGCATAAAATGCTGGTGCACCATCCCGATTTCATAGCGGATTGCATCTTTGGGAGTCCTCATTTCGATCTTTTCGCCTTTGTAGAAGATTTCGCCCTCCGAAGGCGTTTCAAGACCGAACAATATTTTCATCAAGGTTGATTTTCCAGCTCCATTTTCGCCGACAAGCGCATGGATTTCTCCGTGCCGGACCGAAAACGAAACGCCTCGGTTGGCTCTTGTCCCGTTTGAATACACTTTATGGATATTTCTCATTTCCAGCAGGTCGGACATTGCTGCACCCCCCTTGTTCATCCAACCTATTTAAGCGTAATTTCGCCGGACTCCAGCTTTTTCTGAATCTCCTCGACTTGGTCGCGGATCGTCTGCGGAACGTTTTTGCTGTACAGATCGTCCTTCGCAAGTCCAACACCGCCCTCGGCAAATCCGAGTTGCTCGGAAACGCCGAATTGGAGTTCGCCCTTCTTGTACCGGTCGACTGCCCGGAAGAGCGAATCGCTCACGTTTTTGAGCATTGAGGTCAGTACCGTTCCCGGTTGAACCTCATTCTGGTTGACGTTGCAGCCGATGGCATAGGTTCCAAGCTCCTTGGCCGCTTCGAACATGCCAAGTCCGCCCGCGCCGGCCGCCGCGAATATAACATCAACCTTCTGCTGCTTAAACTGGGCCAGGCCAAGCTCTTTGCCTTTCGGAGCGTCCGAAAAACTTCCAACAAACGACGAGATGACCTTGATGTCCCGATCGATATATTGGGCGCCCTGCTCATAACCGCTTCTGAACTCATTAATAATGGGGATATCCATGCCCCCGATAAAGCCGATTGTTTTGTCTGGATTCGATCCTTTCAGTTCGGTGCTTTTCGTAACCAGGGCTGCAAAAGCGCCGGCGAGGAACGAACCCTCCTTTTGGTCGTAAATAACGGAATAAACATTCGGGAGCCCTTCAATGGCCACATCAAAGAAAATAAACTTCTGGTTCGGATAGCGTTTGGCAAGATTAATCGTAATATCGCTCATCTGGCTTGTTCCAGCGATAACGATGTCATATTTGCCGCTCGAAACCATGGATTCGAGTCCTACCGCCCAGTCGGTCTGGTTGCTGCCGCCTTCCACCACTTTGATTTTCGCGCCAAACTCTTTATCCATGCGTTGCACGCCGGCATTGGCTGAATCGAAAAATCCTTGGTCACCGAGATTGCCGTTAATGTAAAGCCCGACTGAGAGGGGAGCCTCTGAACCCCCGATATCCGTCTGAGAGCTGCCGCTCTGGCCGCTCTTGTTCGATCCGCATCCGGCAGCAATAAATAAAATCACTAGAAGCATCATGCTCAATTTAACCAAATGTTGTTTTTTCATTGTAACTCCTCCGTTTTTTTTAATACGACTACCTCATTGAACTCCCCCGTCTTGACTCTTCTTTGCAGCCCTCCCCCTCTTTTGGCTCAGGTTGTATATAAGAAAAACTTCTATTCGAAGCCTTCTCACGATGAATGACCCTGCGTAAGCGGTAGCTTTTCATGCCGAACAGAAAGTCCACGCGCTTTATTACTTTAGCGTAGTTACTTTCTGTTGCGGTAACAAAAAGAGCCGTAGGAACTAGAAGAGAACAAAACAATCTCTTCTAATTCCTACGGCTCTTTTCTTTCGTAAAACGAATGTAAAGCTCCGAAGTCAAGTATGTGATGCAGAAAAACCGGATTGAACGTATTTCTCTGCCATCATTATTTGGTCAGTGTTTTATCAAATGAAATTACCGTACAAATATATCCGGTGCCTGGGTCATAATCTTTGAATACGGCCGTTACCGGCATGTTGAACGTCGCTTCGATTCTTTCCTTCAACAGGTTTTTAAAACTCGATGCTACGGCCGATTCCAACGATAAGAGCAGTTCTTTACGTTCCTCACCCAACATATTAAATACTGGAAGGCGGTTTATTTTAGCATAAATAAGAGCTTGATTCTCAATGGTATATATCTTTTGACTTTGCACACCTACATTGAACATCTCTTTATTAATTTCATTGTAAAGTATGGATAGTTTCTTTTTAAAAGATTGATCCATCTGAGTTCACCATGTATTTCTTCTGAATATCGTGACGAGTATTATTGATACGTTAAGATTACTAACATGATTATAAAAGTAATAACCTCTTCTTGTCAACAATAGGGGGCCTCTAGGATTCATTTGCTTCATATGATCCTATCCGAAAGACATCCTATCTTCAGGTGTAATCAAACCAAAAACCGCCAGGCTATCCCTGACGGCCCTTACCATTTGGCGTAAATCTGAAAATATCGTACTCGTCCCTGCCTGAGCAGTAACCGCCGCCGGTTGATAAATTCTTACGAACTGAGCAGACGCTATTTGAAGAAAATGAAGCAAATCAAAAACTTAACGAACCCAATAAACGCTATTCACGGAAAGAGATATTTGAGGTATGGACATTTTACCGCCTATAACGGAAATGAGGTTCGTTAGAATCGTCACTTTCATCGCAGTTGGAAGTTTCCCTTCCCGATTACCGCTGCGCCGAAAACTGCTTGTCCAACGCCTGTTCTACCGGAACATAAGAAACACTGAGATCTTTCGCTAACGCTTCGTAGGTAATCGAGCCGCCGGCAACGTTCACGCCGAGCCGCAGGGCAGCGCTCTCCGCGATCGCCTGCTTTACGCCTTTGCCGGCGATTTGCAGCGCATAAGGAATCGTCACGTTCGTCAACGCGATGGTCGACGTGCGCGGAACGGCGCCCGGCATGTTGGCGACGGCGTAATGGACGACCCCGTGCTTGCTATAAGTCGGCTCATCATGGGTCGTGATCCGGTCCACCGTCTCGAAGATCCCGCCTTGATCGACGGCCACGTCGATAATAACGGAGCCGGGCTTCATCGTTTTGATCATGTCTTCCGTCACCAGCTTCGGCGCTTTGGCGCCCGGAATTAAGACGGCCCCGATAACAAGATCGGATTCCGCAACCGCTTCGGCAATGTTAAACGGATTCGATATTAACGTTTGAATGGATGATCCGAAAATATCGTCCAGCTGGCGCAGACGTTCCGGACTTAAGTCGATCACCGTCACATCGGCGCCAAGTCCGGTCGCGATTTTTGCCGCGTTCGTACCGACCACTCCGCCGCCGATAATCGTCACTTTGCCGCGCGCCACGCCCGGAACGCCGCCCAGCAGGATGCCGATGCCGCCATTGTTTTTCTCCAGAAACTGCGCCCCGATCTGAGCGGACATGCGCCCGGCCACTTCGCTCATCGGCGTCAGCAGCGGCAGGCTGCGGTTTGCCTCAACTGTCTCGTACGCGATCGCGATGACGCCTTTTTCGGCCAGAACACGGGCAAGCTCGGGCGCAGCCGCCAAGTGCAAGTATGTGAATAAAATTAAATTTTCCCGGAAAAAGCCGTATTCGGACGGAAGCGGCTCTTTCACCTTCATCACCATTTCCGCAAAGGACCAAGCTTCAGCCGCATCGCTCGCGATACGTGCGCCGGCCGCAGCATAATCCTCGTCGGCGAAGCCGCTCCCCGCTCCGGCACCCTTCTCAATCAGCACTTCATGACCCGCTTTTACAAGCGCCATCACACCTGAGGGAGTAATCGCAACACGGTTTTCATTGTTTTTGATTTCCTTCGGAATGGCGATTTTCATTTTGTCGTCCTCCTCTTATTCGCTTAAGCCAAGTATAGAGGAAGCAATACCCGTTTTGTTTGTCCTGAAACATGAAAAAAGGCAGGCGCGCTTGTGAAAATCAACAAAAGTCAGCTCCGGCCAAGCCGCTCGGTTTTTAAATCTAGATAAAGCGTCACTTTCTGGTCCATATCGGTCAGGTCGATGTCCCCGATTTCCGAAATTCGCTTCAGCCGGTAATTCATCGTATTCGTATGGACGTGCAGCGCGTCGGCCGCCAATTTCGAATTGCTGTCGCAGCCAAGGAACACTTCCAGCGTGCGCAGCAGATCGCCGTTATGCTCGCGGTCGTATTCCCTCAGCTTTTCCAGGCATATGTTGCGGTAGCCGCGCTTTTCTTTTTCCTCCAAAATCAAAGGCAAAAACCGGTAGTACCCGAGGTCCGGGTAATAATGAAGACGGCTCGTCTCGCCGGGGAACTGCGTTTTAATGCGGAGCACGGTCAGCGCTTCCTGGTAGCTTTTTTCCACCTTCGTATAGTCTTCGTAGAGAGAGCCGCTCCCTCCATGCAGCAGCGCCGAACCGAATTGATCGTTCATTTGCCTGAGGAAACCGGCCAAAGCGTTCGTAAAATCCCGCATCGATGAATGCCGGAAGCGCGGAGTCGAAAGAAGAATAAATTGATTGCGGTCGATCGCGTGAAAAACCGGTTTCAGGTGCTGGGCCGCCGCGGCCAGGTTGCGGATTTGGCAAACCGTTTTGTCGGAAATTTCGGAAGCGAACTGGAGGATCAGAATATGAAAAGAAGACGGGAGCGCCACGCCGAGCTTTGCCGCCTTCTCTTCAATGGCCGTTTCGGACTGCAAATGCCCCATCAGCAGCTGCCAGAAAAAATCTTTGTGCCCCTCCTCCTCTTTCCGCCGCTGCTGGTGGTGCTGAATCAGCTTCGCTCTTGCGGCCTGCGCCGCTTTTTTCAGCTGCTGCAGCTGCTGCTCGTCAAGATGGTTCTCATCTTCCACGACCCAAATATACCCTAACAGCTCCGTATTTTTGCGAATGGCGACCGCCACCCGATCGTTCAGTCCGATTTCGCGGATGGCCGGCACCCGGACCGGATCGTCGCTTTCGGCCAACCGCTGAATGACGCCGTCCCGCCATAAGCCGCCGATCACCTTCTCCGGCACGCGCCGGCCTACGATCGTCGCAATCCGGGCCGTATCCATGTGGGGATCGTGGGAGCTGTAGGCGATCAGCCGGTGATTGACATCTTCAATCGTTACCGGACATCCGAGCACGTCGTTAATCGCTTCGGCCAACGCCTCGATGCTGTCGAAGCTTCCTTCAAACGGATTCTGTTCCACCGCCATGCTGCTTTCCCCTCCACTCGATTGTTAACGTTGCCTATGTGAAAAAACACAACTGGAATTTGTCTTTTTTATCCGATTCCACAATGAAAAAGCGCACGCTTCCTTTTATACTTGGTAAAAAGCGTACAAGGTGGTTAAGATGTGAAAAATGTCGAGCATCCGGTCAGCTTCCGGGAAACGTGGGCGGAGATATCGCTGGGCGCCGTCTCCCATAACGCCGCTCTGTTCAAATCGAACATCAAGGAGCGCTGCCGGCTAATGGCGGTCGTAAAAGCAAACGGCTATGGCCACGGCGCCATTGAAGTAGCCCAAGCCGCGCTTGCGGCTGGAGCCGATTATCTCGGCGTTGCGATTTTGGACGAAGCGCTCAAGCTGCGCACTGCGGGAGTGGAGCAGCCGATCCTTGTACTTGGCTACACGCCGCCTTTTGCCGTGGAAACGGCTGTACGGAACCGGGTTGCTTTAACCGTATTCTCCGAACCGGTGCTGGACGAAATGATCGCTTGTACGGAGCGGCTGCACATGCATGCGGACATGCATCTCAAAATCGATACCGGCATGACGCGTATCGGCGTTGCGACCAACGCAGAAGCGCTGACGCTTGCG carries:
- a CDS encoding ABC transporter permease; this translates as MRPRKAVFLDLFGLAGAVAASLVIGIIVIFCVSSEPLAAMNAFFVEPLTNAFNFGSILNRMVPLVFTGLAIAVVFQSGVFSMGAEGQLYIGALTGAVAAVYMKGLSAWMHIPLVLVCAILGGGLFAFLPGILKARFKADEIVSTLMFNYIGIFFVSYLLNNVIKDANSGGFARTPYVQDSARLHQIVQGFPTLYSFVFALAAAAVVYILLFKTRTGYELRLVGKNPLFAEYGGIHIRKAIVLSMVISGALAGLGGAMEVIGQQGALNDHFSTGLGFDGIIISLLARNHPIGILVSAFFYAYLTVGGQNMQAGSDVPRDLAVIIQSLLVLFVSSQALFAYLNSRKAVRKGGAEVAS
- a CDS encoding ABC transporter ATP-binding protein, whose amino-acid sequence is MSDLLEMRNIHKVYSNGTRANRGVSFSVRHGEIHALVGENGAGKSTLMKILFGLETPSEGEIFYKGEKIEMRTPKDAIRYEIGMVHQHFMLVPSFTVAQNIVLGSEPRKGALSDHKAALLETDRLIREYGLKVDSSATVARLSVGLKQRVEILKVLYRGARLIILDEPTAVLTPQETDELFHSLRKLVDTGYTIIFITHKLNEVMSISDRITVLRAGQTVTTLNTAKTNKEEISRLMVGREVLLRVQKTPARAKETVLRINGLSDEDSYSGQPVLRNVSLEVKSGEILGIAGVEGNGQTELIEAITGFGKGYRGSILFQDKPLAGESIRAIRAMGIGHIPEDRQTRGACLTASVKENLILDQYREKAFGRIWFLNERQIRRHARELIERFDIRTESEDTPAGSLSGGNIQKIVVARELHKKPKLLIAAQPTRGVDIGSIEFIHKEIVRARDEGAAVLLVSAELTEIMSLSDRIGVLYNGELTALLNNTDDLTEEEIGYYMLGVKKDERKAVAT
- a CDS encoding BMP family lipoprotein, which translates into the protein MKKQHLVKLSMMLLVILFIAAGCGSNKSGQSGSSQTDIGGSEAPLSVGLYINGNLGDQGFFDSANAGVQRMDKEFGAKIKVVEGGSNQTDWAVGLESMVSSGKYDIVIAGTSQMSDITINLAKRYPNQKFIFFDVAIEGLPNVYSVIYDQKEGSFLAGAFAALVTKSTELKGSNPDKTIGFIGGMDIPIINEFRSGYEQGAQYIDRDIKVISSFVGSFSDAPKGKELGLAQFKQQKVDVIFAAAGAGGLGMFEAAKELGTYAIGCNVNQNEVQPGTVLTSMLKNVSDSLFRAVDRYKKGELQFGVSEQLGFAEGGVGLAKDDLYSKNVPQTIRDQVEEIQKKLESGEITLK
- a CDS encoding Na-translocating system protein MpsC family protein yields the protein MDQSFKKKLSILYNEINKEMFNVGVQSQKIYTIENQALIYAKINRLPVFNMLGEERKELLLSLESAVASSFKNLLKERIEATFNMPVTAVFKDYDPGTGYICTVISFDKTLTK
- the ald gene encoding alanine dehydrogenase — protein: MKIAIPKEIKNNENRVAITPSGVMALVKAGHEVLIEKGAGAGSGFADEDYAAAGARIASDAAEAWSFAEMVMKVKEPLPSEYGFFRENLILFTYLHLAAAPELARVLAEKGVIAIAYETVEANRSLPLLTPMSEVAGRMSAQIGAQFLEKNNGGIGILLGGVPGVARGKVTIIGGGVVGTNAAKIATGLGADVTVIDLSPERLRQLDDIFGSSIQTLISNPFNIAEAVAESDLVIGAVLIPGAKAPKLVTEDMIKTMKPGSVIIDVAVDQGGIFETVDRITTHDEPTYSKHGVVHYAVANMPGAVPRTSTIALTNVTIPYALQIAGKGVKQAIAESAALRLGVNVAGGSITYEALAKDLSVSYVPVEQALDKQFSAQR